From the genome of Triticum aestivum cultivar Chinese Spring chromosome 1A, IWGSC CS RefSeq v2.1, whole genome shotgun sequence:
ccTCAGTTAGATATGTCgcggcccacagtctcctcttcttatacatccgcctcaaccatgttacagttttttctgactgccatcttttggaaaatgcgtgccatctctcctcaaacgttgtcgtggacgtgatgtagtacagaagagttcggaactccttcaaggacttgtgactgaggtgaatattcatatttttctctatgtgccatgtacatatacggtgccacacgtctggcaagacttcacgaattgccttgatcatcgcagcgtcggcgTCTATGATAACACTCTTAGACAgcttttgacacatggacctcaaaaaagtctgcagaagccacacgtatgtctcctcggtctcgtccgaaactatggcacaaccaaaaacagtggtcttccggtgattgttaagaccaacaaaaggtatgaatggcataccatagcggttcatcttgtacgtgttgtcaaatacaagcacgtcgccgaagtcctcatagtcatgacgagactgggagtcgcaccagaacatcctattcaaaTGTCCTTCCTTATCTATCCTGTACTCaaaaaagaagctaggatccctttgtttcctactggccatgatgcctatggctgtggcaacatcaccttttgaaagcagcttcctcttctccttggcgcaaaggttgtatatttcacgcctggtaaaaccaacaccgccgtaccatacatgtttgctgatgaagTAATCCATCATGTCATGAATTCTAATCCCTACAGCTcccatggacattatctcatgcttctggtactctttgatttttctgtgggaccaaagaaaaggtacctcgtccggtactgccaacatatggctatgcttgtcctcaaaactttcaacataccaaaccccacgcttttggtcaagcttgacggtcaggtgcgcttcgcaaaagcagcgtgtctcggctctgagcctacggctgtgtccttcctcggttagcaacttgctgtcacgtttcccttgtcttgaacaaacaaaccgcctataacgcatatgacgtgactctgttttgctatacctgaccttattctttctaatgctgaaaccattatctctagaatagctgttgtagaaatcatacgcagcaTCGTGAGACGTAAAGGTCATTtccattatctgcatgaacatatccctcttatcatctgcactggcagtatcttggacattctttgccccatcatcttgtgtcacctacacaatcaaacCACAGCCATGAAAACAGATTTCTAAGGTTTAACATTACTTACTtccatagaacattgattacacacatacctcactcatgatgaccgacgacTCGAACTCCCCAGAACCAGGTGCATCTAATGATTCGTCGTTAAGGTCTGTCTCCgcgtcggattcaccgtaatagtcgtacgcattatgacattcggaaatgaactgaaaaatacaacacaaataaataattacttatcatataatattccagaaGAAATTCAATTTGCATGCCAACAAAATTTTTCACTTACGTAtctgactaatgtaatcttcattcgagagctccgagttgttttcctgatcatcatcaagctcatcgatctataaattttcaacacaaagatttaatgttgtcggatgccaccaaaaaattacaacatgataatgccactcacattaagatcGTCCCATTCGTTCCCATTGTCTGACCGATCTTcacgatctgaattttcatcatctgaccaatcttctatccagtctttcatcagttctccaaactccatgtctaccatgatattagttaactcctcgtccgccatttcctacaaccaatattatgtatcatcacatgtgcaaacattatcaatgatgAAATATAAAACACATAGCACACGATCACGGATGTTATGTAAACAACCGCAACCGAGGCCGTTCAGATCTGCCCAAATTAGTAAGGAAGATGGCCACGGCACCCGTCGTGATCACTTTCAATCGCGAGGAACTGCGCGATCTCCAAACCTAGCTTGATCTGTGATTACCTCTGCCGTCGGATACCTAGGTTAGCCGCCACATCAAATAACGATACCGCTGGTGCGCACAGCCGACGGCAACCGACGCTACATGAACCCAGATCACGAGGAGCAGCACTACCGGAACAAGATCCACGATCGCATGCGTCGTCGGGTAGCTAGGTTACCCgccccgctaggttaaccactaccACTGGCGGCGACAGTTCGTTCAATGTTGCCACGAGCGAGACTAGGGGGTATGCGGGATGCGGTACCTGTGCGCGCTCGTTGGAAATTCACGACGTTGTCGCGCCCGCTGTccgacgagatcgccggcgacgagaTAGCCGCCGCTGGAGATCTACTACGTGACTTATGGAGCTGCGTCAATGCTCGCGAGATTGATGGAGCTGCTCGCGTGAATGATTGGATTCGGCAGGTCTTACGTGGACGTGGGGTCGTGTGATGTTTTTTTTAGACCAGGGTACTGTATGTATACGTTTTGGGTTATACACGACTAGACAGGGCTTGGATCTGGGCTGCGGCGGGCCAGGAAAAAAATAAATTCACAGGGACAAAAATACCTCTCTGAAATTAGGTTAGGGGGAGCACTGGAGCAGGGCTCGTGTTTCTTACGTCAAACACAACCAACACTAGCTAGCTTGCATGCATGCACTACTCACCTTTATTCCCAGTCGCATGCATGCGTTTAGTAGTGGCCTCGACTTGACTGGCAACTGGTCTTTTAACCCGAGCGAGTAGAGTAGTTAGCTGATTGTAAAGAATAAAAAGTGACTGACCGAAATCGGAAATTCGGTCACATGGTCCCTAGCCGGTCCCATCTTTGGACACTGAAACTGTGAATGTAGACAGCCTTAGTTCCATTGTATACTACCGATTATTATACTGTTGGTTATTCGGTTAGAAAATGTAGAGCGGAGAGCGACTtaaagcatggttaataatacaaccaATAATCGGCTATGAAGAGTTGTTATGTTATCTAGAGTTAACCTTATAGTGGGCATGTATAATaataagttatatatatatatatactactttattacTACTTAGCCTACTTTACAATCTTACAATATGTTTTAGGACTCGTGTTAGAGCCGGCTACTAACCAAAAGCCCGCTTCTCTTcactctcctcttctctctccttcaattAAGAAAGATATAATATTCTAATTTTTATAGCTTGCTTATGTtatcttattgtacttgctcttaataTAATGTTGAGATGCATTTTACTTGTTCATTCTTCATTTATTGATGCATATTATGAGAACAGAGCATCACTCTCTTGGCAAGCGCCGCGGGGTGCGCATGCTGCCGCCCAGGTTTGAGACTTGGGCTCGACGGGTGCTCAGGTTACTTCTCCTATGAAAATATGCCATCAAAGGCTAGTCCTGGTAGGTCTTATTTTCTTAATTGATGCATAGTACTTCTGTGTGTTTTTTTAGGTGCGATGGACCATCCTTTTCACACAACTTGATGCATagtattttttttgtgttttttagaTGCGATGGACCATTCCTTTCGCACACCTTAATGCCTAGTAGTACTTACTTGTACTTTTTAGGTGCGATGAACCACCGCTTTCGCACACCTTCAAAAAGCGACGGTTCAAAGCTTTGTCAGCAAGAATAGGTTTAAATCGTTTGCATATGACCTACGTGCACACTAGTGGTTATTTAACATGTAAAATGGCCAGCAAATTTTTTGGCTCATCTATGTGGGAACCATGCTAGCACAATGGACGTCACAGACTGCTGGTTGGACACTGCTCTCAgtttttattttttacaaaaatgatCTAGTCTATTATCGAAGTTCATCGAAATTACAAAGCACCTCaaacaaaataaaaattacataaaaatGCCGAGACCACCGAACGACTACTACCGTCGTCAGAACAAGCCATCGGCACGCCGCTCGCCGCTCCCATACCAAAACCGGCTTGACCTTTAAACACGTTCAGCGGCACAAAACACCTCAAATTTTTTTTAACCAGCCACGCTGGGTTGTGTGTGTGGAATACAGCTCACAATATTTCGCTGCCAAAAGAAAAGATTGCATGCCTACCGTACCATGCTACGAACACAACCATTAAGGTAAACTTTATTACATGCTGCAATTTAAACTATGGGTGTTTTGACTCACAGCTCTTACAGGCTTTGCAGCATTACTTAGGAGTACAAAATTTAAAGTAGCTTTATCCTCGAATGCAAGTACGGTAGGGAGCCGGCGAGCGCGACGTACACGGACGCGGTGGCAGCGACCGCGGTCACCAGCACAACGAACAGGATGTATGGCCTCTTGCTCCAGCGCCCCATTATCCCGAGCGCGAACGGGTAGAGCAGCAGCAGCATCCACACGTTGAACACGAGCCCGCTCGCCGCCCCGGCGACCTGCGCGGCCGACCACCGCCCAGCGATCGCCTTGCCCGCCGCCGCGCCGATGGCGGCCACGTTCACGGCCATCACCACCACCGTGGGCACCAGCAACGGCACCCACTGCACGTCGTAGAGCTCCGCGAGCCTCTCCCTGGCGCCGCTCGTGAGCTTCTTGGCCGTCAGCTTGAAGGACACCCCCTTGATGCCGAAGGACCTGAGGAGGATGTGCAGCATGGCCATCGGGTACACGCCGGTGGTGCCGATGATGTAGAACTGCTCGTTGCGGACCCAGTCGAGCAGCGTGAGGCCGGCCCACCTGATCTCCACCATGCCGATGAGCTCCACCGTggcgatgatgacgacgacgaacaGCGTGAACGTCTGGAACGGCCTCTGGATGTAGAACTCCCCCTGGAAGAGCCACATCACCGGGTAGAAGTAGTACATGAGGATGAAGAAGGTGGAGACCGGGTAGGTGGTCATGTTGATGTAGGCGACGCGCTGCATGGGGTGGAGCCGCCGGCCGGCCAGGAGCGGGCAGAAGCGGGAGAAGAACATCTCGAGGGATCCCCCCGACCAGCGCAGGATCTGGTAGAGCCGCTCCGTCAGGTTGATGGGCGCCGTGCCGCGGAACGCGTCGGGCTCCATGGCGCAGTACGTGGAGCGCCACCCCGTGCGGTGCAGCCGGAAGCCGGTCACCACGTCCTCCGTCGCGATGTTGTACACCCACCCGACGTCGTTGCCCCACTCGGTGCCGTCCTCGTAGGCGCACGTCATCGTGTCGGCGAGCTCCACCTCTCCAACCGTCGGCGGTGACGGGACGGACCGTTCTTGGTTGGCGGCCGCCGGCATGGAGTTGATGAAGGACGTGGACTTGCCAAACATGTTGGGCCTGTAGTGCGAGGCCTTGGCCTCCTTGGCGTCGTCGGGGCGCCACCGGGGAGGGTCAGCGCTGTAGAGGGCGACACGGCGAAACATGCAGCCAGTGCCGACGAAGGAGGGGCCCTGGATGCCGTTGAGGCCGAGGAGGGTGGCGTCGAAGAACATGCGGTTGTGGTTGCAGTAGCGGTCGGTGGGGTCGACGTCGTCGAAGCGCTGCGGGAACTGGACGAAGGCCGTGTCGGCGCCGTCGCGCGGGTCGAGCATGAAGCACATGGCGGCGCGGAAGGCCTGCGAGTTGTTGACGTAGTGGTCGCCGTCGAAGTTGATGATGAAGGGCGCGTTGGAGAGCAGCGCGGAGACGCGCAGCTGCACGTTCATGGCGCCCGCCTTCTTCTGGTGGTCGTAGCCCGGCCGCTTCTCCCGGGCGATGTAGACCAGCATCGGGAGGCGCGCGTCCACGGCGCTGAAGTCCAGagggtggtcggagctcgccgccATGCCCAGCTCAGGATCCTTGCTCGGTTGATCCAGCATTACCTTGAACCATCATCACATGTTAGCAACAGTTTTGTATGAAAAAATCGCATGAAATAAAAACCTGGTTTATTTTAATTTGTACCTGAAGAATTGCAGGGTGGTGTCCTTTCCTGTGGCCCTTTGCCGGTTTGATCCACGTCCCCTGCCATTGCGTGCACCCATCAGCCATCCAAGTAGCATTTGCACACTCCTCTTTGTCTTTCCCGTTGGCACGGTTGCACGCCTCCGACCGCTGCTCGATGGCGGCAGAAAGCCCGTCCAGCCTCGCCTTGAACTCCTCATACGCCGCGCGCATCCGCCGATGGT
Proteins encoded in this window:
- the LOC123191978 gene encoding probable mixed-linked glucan synthase 8, encoding MASPAAVRGGRLADPLLAADVVVGAKDRYWVPADEREILASQKSGAGEDGRVPLLYRTFMVNGFLINLYRLLTLVRVIVVILFFTWRMRHRDSDAMWLWWISVVGDLWFGLTWLLNQITKLKPRKCVPSISVLRDQLDQPDGGSDLPLLDVFINTVDPVDEPMLYTMNSILSILATDYPVDKYATYFSDDGGSLVHYEGLQLAAEFAASWVPFCRKHCVEPRAPESYFWAKMRGEYAGSAPKEFLDDHRRMRAAYEEFKARLDGLSAAIEQRSEACNRANGKDKEECANATWMADGCTQWQGTWIKPAKGHRKGHHPAILQVMLDQPSKDPELGMAASSDHPLDFSAVDARLPMLVYIAREKRPGYDHQKKAGAMNVQLRVSALLSNAPFIINFDGDHYVNNSQAFRAAMCFMLDPRDGADTAFVQFPQRFDDVDPTDRYCNHNRMFFDATLLGLNGIQGPSFVGTGCMFRRVALYSADPPRWRPDDAKEAKASHYRPNMFGKSTSFINSMPAAANQERSVPSPPTVGEVELADTMTCAYEDGTEWGNDVGWVYNIATEDVVTGFRLHRTGWRSTYCAMEPDAFRGTAPINLTERLYQILRWSGGSLEMFFSRFCPLLAGRRLHPMQRVAYINMTTYPVSTFFILMYYFYPVMWLFQGEFYIQRPFQTFTLFVVVIIATVELIGMVEIRWAGLTLLDWVRNEQFYIIGTTGVYPMAMLHILLRSFGIKGVSFKLTAKKLTSGARERLAELYDVQWVPLLVPTVVVMAVNVAAIGAAAGKAIAGRWSAAQVAGAASGLVFNVWMLLLLYPFALGIMGRWSKRPYILFVVLVTAVAATASVYVALAGSLPYLHSRIKLL